Part of the Vicinamibacteria bacterium genome is shown below.
GAGCAGAACGAAGAACCGGTTGAATCCGCGCTCGCGGTGGAGATAGCTGTGGGCGAAGGCACCCACGATTCCGCAGAGGGCCGCGGTTAGAGTCACGTAAGTCACCGAGAGGGGATCGACGAGAAGCGAGAGCTCGAAATGGTAGCTCGCCGTTGCGAGCCACTCTCCGAGGGGAACGACGACAGGGCTCCCGCCGCCGAGGGTGACAACCGCGAAAAGTGCGAGCGAGGCGAGCGTCGAGAGGAGAAACGTCGTCTTGGCAAAAAGGCCGATGAACTTTTCCGGGAGCGCGTGCGCCAGCAAAGAGGCGGCAGCGAGCGTCAGGAAGAGCGCCGCCTGAGCGCTGACGACGAAGAGGCTCAGAACGACGACGAGAAGGCTCGAGCTCATGAAATCGCGTGTTCCGGTGAGATGCGGGCCGGAGGAAGAGGATCGGACTTGCCCTCGTACCAGTCCCGCGACGAGACGAAGCGCTCGAGAACCGGTCTCTCGGGCAGGTATCTCGAGTACCCGGTGGGTTCACGCAGCCGAATCTCGTTTCCCGAAGGACCCAACGTGGCAAGTTGAATCCATCGGTTGTTCGCGAGGCGGAAGAGTCGAGGATCCCGAGCCAGAGCCCGTTCCAGAAGCGCGACAGTCGTCTCGACCACGACCAACAAACGCACCGGCTCGTGGATCTCGACCATTTGCCAGGGAAGGCCCGTTCTCAGATCGCTCGCGTGTCCATCCATCACCCCCAAGAGCGCAGTGATGTTGTGAGGGAGCTTGGTCGAACAGCCATAGCCGACCGGATCGACATAAGAAAAGTAGTACTCCAGGTTGATGCCGGCGACGACGGGAACCACGGCTTCGAGGGTTCGAGCAAGAATGGAGCCTTCGCCATCATCTCTTCCGGCATCGTAGGAGACGAGAAACGCTCGCCGATCCAGGAACAACCCGCGACTCCGCGACCGCCGTCCGATGATACAGACGGCGTTGGTTGCATGCCCGTACTCCGGGCGCGGCTGCGCCAGATCCTCGGAGCGTCGCTCCACGTGGGCGAGCGCCGCTTCGAGAGTCAGCCCCGAGGGAAGAAACTCGAACCGCCGGCATCGCTCGTGAGCGTTTCTCGCCCGGGCCCGCTCGAAGGCGTTCTCCACCAAGGCGAGCTTCCCCCGAAACTCCGGAGGCACCAGGTCTCGATCGGCGAGAGTCACCGAGTCGTCGCACGAATCATGGTAGGCGCCTACGAACCAGGTCGAGTCGGGAATTGCACCTCCCTGCTCCCGAAGGAGCTCACGCACCCTTCGATCGTTTGCCATCTGGGCGAAGGCGCGGGCGTTCGGGCCTCCGCGGCCGCCTCCGCAGGCCCCGCAGTCGTGCGCGGATTCGTGTGGATTGTTCAGACTTCTCGAACCGTGGCCGACAAGGATCACGACGCGGGCCAAACGATCCGAGATCCCGACGTCCTCGAGCAAGCTGCCTACGATCGCCGCCATCTCGGAAACGGTGAATCCCGAATGCTTCCCCAGCGAGGGCTTTCGCGTCTCGTCTCGCTCGAGAACGAGACGTGCGCGCGCAGGCTTGAGCAGCCGGCTGGCGCCGGTGCGCAGGCGCGCGGTCAGGCGAGGAAACAGGACGCGGAACGTGAGCGGGATGGCGGTTGCGATTCCAAGCAGCGCGGTCAGGAGCGTACCCCGGGTAAACGTCCGGCTCCCCACGCGGGTCTCGTGTACGAGACGGCCAAGCAACCTTCGGATCGCTCTTCGACGTTTGAGATCCACCTCTCGCTCTGCCTCGGGAACCTCGATCACTTCGTGCTCCGGCTCGATGGCGATAGGGCAGAGGGGTCTGGCATGAGCATCAGCCACGCCCCGGTAGTACATGGCGACGCCGAAGAACCCGGCGGCGCCGAAGGTCTCGCATCTGGGCTCGACTTCTTCCAGGTGACGGCGGATCGACTCTTCCCTTTCATCGATGCAGAACACGGCCTGGAACATGACGTCCCTCGTCTTTTCGCACGGTTCGCCCGCTCGCGCCGAGAGGGCGTCGAGCACCTCGATCCGATGCCGCCTCTCGTAAGCGAGGTGGAGCAAACTGCGGCGGGAGAGAGCGGAGAAGGCCTCGATCTCGTCGAGGATGGGTTTCGCATCCGCAGCGGTGAGGCGGGACAGGGAAGAAGGCGGCCGGTCGAGAGCCTGGGCAAGGAGGAACAGCCGATAGGCGAGCGCCTCCGCGCTCGGTGCGGAAGGCGGCGAGCGCCTCCGGCGGAGCTCTTCCCGCAGCTCTCGCATTTCACCGTGGAACCCCAGAGTCTTGCGCGCCAGGTCTTCGAGCGCCCGAATCTCGAGCAGGAGGCGGATGGCGAGAAAATCGAGGAGGCTCGCCTTCGGAGCCTGCACGGGAACGCGGTCCGGCCGGGACTCGATCTGCCACATCATTCCCGCGAAACCCCGAAGGGCGAGAAGCGTCGCCGCGACGAAGGGCTCCCATTCGCTCTTCTCGGACACACCGAGACGGTCGAGCGAATCGACGGCCGACTCCGCGGGCGTGACGCGCCTTTGGGACGCGGCCGATAGATCGAGCGCAAACCGCCGGAGCCATCCCGGCAGGAAGCGTGACGGTCGGTAGAGCTCGCTTACCGACCGAAAGAAACCGGCCTCTCGTCCCGGGAGCGGCCAGTAAGCTAGACCCTGGTCGAGAAACGAGGCGGTGAGCCGGATCAGGACGGGGTGAACGAGATCATCGGAATCCGCACCCGTCACATCGAGAAGAAGATCCCGGTGACGGAAGGGTTCGTCGGGAGTCGGCGGGAGAGACGAGAAGACCGTGCGTGAGACCGCGTCGAGCGCGGCTTCCCAGAGCGGCCGATTCCGTGTAACGGCGGGGGTCTCGGCGAGGAGCCACGAGAGTGCCGGACCACTCTCCTCGGGAAATCGGTCACGCAGCATCGCGAGCCGGATCTCGCGGCGGGTCGCGAGACCCCCGACCCTCTCCTCGCCTTCTTCGCCGAGCTCCTGGTCGAGGACGGCGTCGACGTCCTCCTGGCGAATGCGACCTCTCACCATCTCCCGGCGATAACGTTCTTTTTCGAGGAAGGGCTCGCAGCCGAAGAGCCGTCCCGCTTCGATCACAGCGCCTTCGAACGGAAGATGCTCGAAGGCGTGGAGAGTGTTGTGATGGATGAAGGTCGAGATCGGACCCTGCGCCGGCAGAAGATGCGCGGTGCGGCGAACGATCTCTTCGAGAAAGGCGACCCGGTGCAAGGGAATCCGTGACGTTTGTAGAGATAGTCTACCCTAGCCTCGACCTGGGTTCTCGGCTGGGCCGTGCCCACCGGTACGGCCGGCCAGCCTCTCCAGATTCCCACCGAAGATGAGCGCGGCCTCGTCGCGGGAGACCGCGAGCTTGGCGACGACGTCGAGTTGGCTCAACAGGTGGTCTTTGACGAAGCCCCGGGGAAAGAAGCTGGAATCGGAGCCATAGAGGATGCGCTCGGCGCCCATGACCTCGAGGGTGCGCGCAAACACCTTTTCGAGGGTGAGTGGCTCGGGCAGCTTGTCCATCCACCCGTTCGAGCTCGATGTGTCGGCGTAGACGTTCGGACATTGACTCGCGAGGAGCAGGAGCTCGCGGAAGAATCCGCATCCGAAGTGCGGGATCACGAAGGGTACCGTCGGGTGCCTGCGGGCGACGACCGCCAGGTCGAGAGGGTTTGCGAAACGGAGGTCGAACGGGCTCGGAAGGCCCAGCTTGTCGCGAATGCCGACCTTGAGAAGCCCGAAATGCACGAAGACGATTCCCGAACGCTCCGCGACCTCGGTAAAGATGGGCTCGAGATCCTTCTCCCAGACGTGGAAGTGATGCATGGCGGGGAACAGACAGACTCCTCGGAGACCGAGCTCCGCCAACGCACGCCGGGCCCGTTCCCGGGCGTCGGAGGCCTTGGGGTTCAGCATGAAGTAGGGGATGATGCGCTCGGGAGCCACCCGATGCGCCGCCGCCACGGAGTCCTCGTCGCCGGGAACGCTCGCGATCAAGACCGTGCGCGCGACGCCGTGACGATCGAGCTCGACCACCCATCGCGAAGCCAGCTCCCCCGCGTCTTCCGGGGGAGGATCGAAATCGAGCTTCTTCCGGAGGAAATCGTCCAGGCCATCCGCAGGCGGCGGCTCCCCGAGCCCCTTGACGATCAGCTCGAAGAAGTGGTGCGAGAAGAAATGGGCATGCGCGTCCACGATGCGGAGATCGCCAAACGGGGTATCCATGAATCAGACCCCGAACAGGGCTTCCTTCTCCTTCATGGGGGCCCCTTCGAGAAGATGCCTCGCCATGAGGAGGGACATCTTCATCGAATGGTCGGAGTTGTTGTACCAGTAAGCTCCGGTACGCCCGAGGAGTCTGAGGTTTCGAAGTGGCTTCACCATCCGCGCCGCCGCGGCGAAGCTCTCCCGGTAGTCGAGGTCGTAGATCGGGTAGGTGTCTCGAACGCGCTCGACGTGGACCGAGCCATAGGCGGAGCTCGACGCAACGAGGCGGAGACGGACCAGGTCGTCCAGGATCTGCGGAACGAGCGCATCGGGATCCTGCCAGGCGCTCTCGCCTTCGAAACAGGTCACCTCGACGCAGAGGCCCGTCTTTCCCGAAGGCGCCATGTAGGGCGCCATCTCGTTGGTGATGGAGACGCGCGAGATCAGGGTGTCGGGTGAGCCGAAATAGATCCACTGCTGACGCTGCAGCACGTCCGCGTTCACCTCGATGTTGTAGAGCACCGTCGATAGGTACCGCACCGACGGTGGGCGCTGCTGCAGCAGCCTTGCCAGGGCGATCAAATTCCCGCTCCACACGAGTGCGCCCGGACGGACCCGCCGCCCATCGGCGAGGGTCACCTCCTCGACTCGGCCGTCCCGCAGCGTGAGGCCCGTGACCGTGCTCTGAAGACGAATCTCTCCGCCGCGCTCCCGAACTCTGGCCGCGAGCTTCTCGCAGAACGTTCCGAAGCCACCGTAGCTCGGATAGATGAACTTGGTGATCACCGGTCTCGGCAGAAGAACGTTCCGAGCCAGGTCGAAGAGCGATTCGCTCTTCACCCTCTTGTCGATGACGGCACGATTGATGCCGGTCTTCGCCCAATCGACGTGGACCTCCTCGCAGGGAATGCGCAGGAACTTCTCGGTATAGGGTTTGAAGAAGAGACGGTACAGGGTGTCGCCATAGCGGGACCTCGTGTACTCGGTGAAGGAGCGCTCGTCGCGCGGCTCCTTGCGGCGAAGGAGATCGAAGCCCGCCGAGAGCATGACGCCAAGGGGGAGTCTCACCAGCGCCCGCTGGTCCAGAGGCCAGGGGAAGTACCGGCCGAAAAGATGCACCGCGCTCGAGCGGTCCACCACGATGTAGTCCTCGCCGAGCACCGAGAGAAGAAACGAAAGAACCTGTTCGTCTTCGGTGTGGAACCTCTTGGGTCCGACGTCGAAGACGAAATCCCGGTAGCGATACGAGCGCGCCAGGCCTCCCACATGGTCGTTTCGCTCCACCACGAGCGCGCTTCGGCCCGCCGCGAGAACGGAATCGGCAAACGTCAGACCCGCGACCCCGGCCCCGACAATCACGAAGTCCCTGCGATCGCCCATATCAGGAGTGGCCAGTATAGTTCAATGGGAGACTACCTCCAGGATGGAAACCTCCTCGTTCTCGTAGACGGGACGAAAGGCGTTCGAAGCCTCGATGAGAGCACGGACTCGCTCGCCTCTCGTTCTCACCTCGGCGGCACCGATGAAAATGTAGTCGATTCCCAATTCCCGGGCGAGGCGATGCGCTTCGGCGGCGTCGCCGGAGGTGAAGATGGGCCGTACCCGCCGCCTCTCGCGCGCCCGGTACTTGACCACATCGAGCAGAAAAATGGGAAACCCGACCGCCATGCGCCTTTCGGCGAGCGCGGGGACGAAGGCCCACTCCCCCGGATCGCGAGCCCTGACGTCCCACTGCACCATCGACTCCGTCGGCGTCTCCCGGCGCAGCCATTCGAGCGCTTCTCGTTCCCCACGACTCACGACCGTGGTCCAGCGAAATCCACCAGGAGACAGACTGCGATTCGAGACGTCCTGCGCGTTAAAGACATCGAGCCCCACGGTGAGGCTCGCAATCGCGAGAATCGCGACTTGTCCGAGCCGCAGGGGACCCGCAAGGGCTCGTCCCGCGAGAAGACCGAGCGAGACCAGGAGCACGCTACCTGCCCGCCAGGCCATCCACACGCCCTCGTAGCCCGTAAGATCGACGAAAAACACCGCGGCGAGCGCGAGGACCGCGAGCGCCGCGATCTCGCCGTCGATGCGCTCGAGCTCTCGGCGGAAGAGCAGCAGGAGCAAAAGAGCTCCGCAGTCGATGAGCGGGACGGAGATGAGCTCCAACACCTGAGGGAGACGCAAGGTCAATGCCGTTG
Proteins encoded:
- a CDS encoding DUF2309 domain-containing protein, whose protein sequence is MHRVAFLEEIVRRTAHLLPAQGPISTFIHHNTLHAFEHLPFEGAVIEAGRLFGCEPFLEKERYRREMVRGRIRQEDVDAVLDQELGEEGEERVGGLATRREIRLAMLRDRFPEESGPALSWLLAETPAVTRNRPLWEAALDAVSRTVFSSLPPTPDEPFRHRDLLLDVTGADSDDLVHPVLIRLTASFLDQGLAYWPLPGREAGFFRSVSELYRPSRFLPGWLRRFALDLSAASQRRVTPAESAVDSLDRLGVSEKSEWEPFVAATLLALRGFAGMMWQIESRPDRVPVQAPKASLLDFLAIRLLLEIRALEDLARKTLGFHGEMRELREELRRRRSPPSAPSAEALAYRLFLLAQALDRPPSSLSRLTAADAKPILDEIEAFSALSRRSLLHLAYERRHRIEVLDALSARAGEPCEKTRDVMFQAVFCIDEREESIRRHLEEVEPRCETFGAAGFFGVAMYYRGVADAHARPLCPIAIEPEHEVIEVPEAEREVDLKRRRAIRRLLGRLVHETRVGSRTFTRGTLLTALLGIATAIPLTFRVLFPRLTARLRTGASRLLKPARARLVLERDETRKPSLGKHSGFTVSEMAAIVGSLLEDVGISDRLARVVILVGHGSRSLNNPHESAHDCGACGGGRGGPNARAFAQMANDRRVRELLREQGGAIPDSTWFVGAYHDSCDDSVTLADRDLVPPEFRGKLALVENAFERARARNAHERCRRFEFLPSGLTLEAALAHVERRSEDLAQPRPEYGHATNAVCIIGRRSRSRGLFLDRRAFLVSYDAGRDDGEGSILARTLEAVVPVVAGINLEYYFSYVDPVGYGCSTKLPHNITALLGVMDGHASDLRTGLPWQMVEIHEPVRLLVVVETTVALLERALARDPRLFRLANNRWIQLATLGPSGNEIRLREPTGYSRYLPERPVLERFVSSRDWYEGKSDPLPPARISPEHAIS
- a CDS encoding amidohydrolase family protein, whose protein sequence is MDTPFGDLRIVDAHAHFFSHHFFELIVKGLGEPPPADGLDDFLRKKLDFDPPPEDAGELASRWVVELDRHGVARTVLIASVPGDEDSVAAAHRVAPERIIPYFMLNPKASDARERARRALAELGLRGVCLFPAMHHFHVWEKDLEPIFTEVAERSGIVFVHFGLLKVGIRDKLGLPSPFDLRFANPLDLAVVARRHPTVPFVIPHFGCGFFRELLLLASQCPNVYADTSSSNGWMDKLPEPLTLEKVFARTLEVMGAERILYGSDSSFFPRGFVKDHLLSQLDVVAKLAVSRDEAALIFGGNLERLAGRTGGHGPAENPGRG
- a CDS encoding FAD-dependent oxidoreductase, translated to MGDRRDFVIVGAGVAGLTFADSVLAAGRSALVVERNDHVGGLARSYRYRDFVFDVGPKRFHTEDEQVLSFLLSVLGEDYIVVDRSSAVHLFGRYFPWPLDQRALVRLPLGVMLSAGFDLLRRKEPRDERSFTEYTRSRYGDTLYRLFFKPYTEKFLRIPCEEVHVDWAKTGINRAVIDKRVKSESLFDLARNVLLPRPVITKFIYPSYGGFGTFCEKLAARVRERGGEIRLQSTVTGLTLRDGRVEEVTLADGRRVRPGALVWSGNLIALARLLQQRPPSVRYLSTVLYNIEVNADVLQRQQWIYFGSPDTLISRVSITNEMAPYMAPSGKTGLCVEVTCFEGESAWQDPDALVPQILDDLVRLRLVASSSAYGSVHVERVRDTYPIYDLDYRESFAAAARMVKPLRNLRLLGRTGAYWYNNSDHSMKMSLLMARHLLEGAPMKEKEALFGV